The sequence below is a genomic window from Thermoproteota archaeon.
GACCTTCCGGATGTGGAAAGACTACTTTCCTGAGATGCTTAAACAGAATGCATGACATGACAAAAAATGCCAAAGTTGTAGGCAAAGTAATGATTGATGGAATTGATCTGTATTCTAAGAATATCGACCCAATTTATCATAGGCGAAAAGTTGGAATGGTTTTTCAAAAGCCAAATCCGTTTCCTACAATGTCAATTTATGATAATGTCACAGCAGGTCTTCGATTAAATGGCGTAAAAGACAAAAAAATTCTAGAAGAAATTGTAGAGGATTCTCTAAAAATGGCCTATCTTTGGGATGAGGTCAAAGACAATCTCAAAAAGCCTGCAATAGAGCTCTCCGGAGGACAACAACAAAGATTATGCATCGCTAGAGCACTAGCTATTCAGCCTGAAGTACTCTTGATGGATGAGCCTGCATCTGCCCTTGACCCTATAGCCACTCAGAAAATTGAAGAAACTATTACTGAATTAAAGAAGGAATTTACGATAATTATCGTTACCCATAACATGCAACAAGCCGTACGCGTTTCTGATTATACTGGTTTCATGTATCTTGGTGATTTGATAGAATTTAGAGAAACAAAGAAGCTTTTCACTGATCCAAAAAATGAATTAACCGCAAAATATGTTCAGGGGCAGTTTGGTTAATGCCGCGTCTAATTGATCCTTCACTTGAAAAATTATCTCTGATAATGTCAGAGATGGGGGATATGGCAATTGAATGCATATCTCTTGCAGTTGATTCGTATCTTGAAGGAAAAAATACTACAGATAAGGTTAGAGCACTATCTGATTCAATTCGTAACAAATACTTTGAAGTTGAAGATTTGATCTTTGATATGTTACTAAAGTATCAGCCAGTAGCTGATGACTTTAGATTGATTCGCTCCTCTACTGAAATTTCCTATGCGTTTTCAAGATTTGGAAGATATGCATATGATATTACACAAGTTCGAGATTTGTTTGGTGATATCTCTGAATGCACAAACGCATCACTGTTTGAAATTACAAAAAAAGTAAAACACATGATAAAAGAAGCCGTTTTGTCATTTGCAGAGCTTGATGTTAGAAAAGCAGTCAAGATTCAGGAAGACGAAGCTTTCATAGATAAAATCTACAAAGAGAGATTACCAAAATTAATTGAATCAGAAAATACAAAATGTGCTTTAGCTGAAGCTCTTCTATTGCGATACCTAGAGCGAATAGGTGATCATGCTGTGTTTATGAGTGATGCAATAAACTACATCGTTACTGGAAAGCACAAGCCTAGTGAGCAGCGAATTGCTGATCACACAAAAGATTCTAAACCAACTTTGTGATTGTAGTTCTTTATGTCAATAACCTATAGAGTTAATGATAACATAATTACTGCAAGTATTGAAATTCCGTAAATTCCATAGTATGCTTTTTTGTGACGTGGTAGCGTTTGCTCTAGTTTTTGTTTAATCTGATACATCATTACACCTCCTAAGTGAATTATGCGAGAACATTGTGAATGCCAATTCGTCATTCCTGTCTGGTCTGGGAAAAAGCTGTTCTCGCATTTGTTATGTACGTAATCCTAGATCATAAATTCTGGTCAGCTATACAGCTTACCAAAATCTATCTAATTCTTCTGTGTAGCATATGTATGAACACTCAAAACACATGGAACAAAATGGTTCACGCCCCATTCAAAAAGGTCGTAAAGTTTGACCTCATCTGCATGGCATTAGGTGCAGTTATGGGAATGGGTGCAGGAGCATATTTTGTTGCTAGCGGTTTATTTGGCTAGCAACAATATTTTTTTTAAAACACGTACAAAACCCAGATTATCAGGATATCTCAACAGAACACTTTGTTGAACATACTGGGGAATCAAACATGCTTTGAAATTCCCTGCCACAATGAACACACTTTCTAAAATTCACTCTATAATTATGTCCTCATGTTACTTAAATCCACGGTAAAAGGTCTATTGTTATTACAAAATTTTAGAATCAGAATCGGAAAAATTTTTTAATTTTGGAGCAAAACTGTATCTCCAACTTATATTACTATGATGATTAGGTTACGCATGGTACAGCTTCAAATTTCAAATGAGACGATGAAACGTATGGAGAAGATTACTGGCATAAATCACGCACGCGATGGGGATTTTCTTGTCAACGAACTCATTGACGTTTTAGAAAAAAAGATTCGAGAAAAATACTAGGTCATATTATTCCAAGACATGAATGATCAAGAATTTTTAGAATACATCAAGTATGATCTAAAAAGAATTGAAAGTGATCTAAATGGATTCTTGGAAGTTTACTACCCGATGCTGAGAAGCTCATGGAACCCAAAAAATGAGTCTGATTTTATCCTTGGATGGATTCTTGGAAGCAAGGAAGGTGAGTACTCAGAAGGGTATCGCAAAAAGTATGGACAAGCTTGGGGACAAGAGTTTCTTTTTCTAGTGCATCAGGAAATTAGAAGCAAAAAAAGCATTCTGGAAAAAGAGATTACAAAATACTTGGAAGAAAAATCCTCAAAGTAATTTCTTTTTCTTAAAATAAACAATCATGGAAACACCTATTCCAATCATAACTCCAAGCACAATTGGATATCCAAAGGGTGATGATAACTCTGGCATAAACTCAAAGTTCATACCATACACTCCTGCCAAAAACGTCACTGGAATGAATATGGTTGCAATCAATGCTAATATCTTCATTGCATCGTTTGTCTTTTGATTTAGAACTGATAGGTAAAGATTGTTCATTGTAGAAAGCTTGTTGTTTGTAGCATCAATAGTATCTGTTATCTGAATAATGTGATCACTGAGGTCTCTAAAGAAAATTGCACTGGATGTGGAAATGAGTGGAGTTTTGAGATGCTCTAGTGTAGGAATAAACTTGCGAAGCGGTTGAAGAGATTTTTGGATAACTAACATCTCGTCTTGCATTTTATGTAGTGTGTTGAGGTAAACTTGCTTTGGATTTTGAACAATCTTCTTTTCTAAATCTTCTATTTTTTCTCCCATATTTTCAAGTACTATGAAATAATTATCTACAATTGCATCTAGTAACGCATACATAAGATAGTCTGACTTGCTTTCCCTCATTGTTTTTCTGCCTTCTCTTATTCTTACGCACACTGGTTCAAAGACATCATCTGCAGATTCCATAAATGATAGAATGTAGTTTTTACCACAAACTATGCTAATGTGTTCCATCTCAAGCTCGCTATTAGAATTCTTAAACTCAAACATCTTTAGTGCAACAAAGATAAACTCATCATAATCTTCTACCTTTGGATGCTGGTCTGTATTTGCAATGTCTTCTAAAACTAGTGGATGTATTCCAAGACGCATTCCTATTTTTTCGATAGATTTAACCTCATGTAATCCGACAATGTTGACCCATGTGATGGTTGGATTCTCAAAAAATGGAAAAGACTCTTCAATGGTTTTGACTTCTTTTTCTAATAACTCTTTTTTATCAAAATCTACAATCTGAATTTTTGTAACATCTGTTTTTTTGCCAAGATGAGTGATTGTACCTGGGGCACTGCCTGGTTTTCTGCCTGATTTTTTGAAAAGCTTAACCATGCTCTGACTGATTACTCTAATTGATAATTAAAGTAACCTGCAAATAGGTCAAAATCTAGACACAACAAAAATTGATAATTACACAAATAGAATTGAAATCAAAATTAATTAATGCTAAATAAAAAACGAAATCATGGATGATACCAATAAAGCCATAGGAATATGCCTTATCTTCCTTGTTGCTATAGTTACTGGATATTCCCTCTTGGGATTATAGTTATTGAAATCTCGTGGGTTATTCTAATCAACTGCTACTTTTTTGGCAAATTTACCAAAAATAGGCATGCCACAATTTCTTAGTTATTCCTAATACTTTATCAGTTCTAGTTATTTCATGTATGAAAATAAAATAAAAACAGAATATTCTGTTAGAAAAGCATGGGATAAGCTAGAAGGCATTCCACTAGAAGAGATTGAACACTTTGATAATTTTATGAAAGATTATCAAAGTACAAGAAAAAACAAGTAGCTATACGGTGACCATTTTGAAAAAGATTCTCTTGACCTCTACGGCAATGATTCTTGCACTGTCCTTGGTTTTTCCCACTTTTAATGCCTGGGCATATCTCATTACTCCAGATGGTTTTCTTGTAATGAAAAAAAGTAAAGGAGTTACTACCAATGATTTTGGGAAGAAAACTTACCATAAGGTATGCGGCAGTGAGGTCTGTAAGGAAGAAATTGTTAATCAAACTGAAAAGTCATTAAAAAATGAACAAATAAAAAATATCAAAAAGATTACAGCAAGTGACAAAGCAGCAGAATTCATGAAGGTGTATTACCGATTAAAGTAAAACTTTGTACATCTACTCTTTTATCTTCGATTGTTCATGATTGAGTCAAAGAACATGGAAATGGAAGCAGATGAAATTTGTGAGTTTTGTACCAAACCACGGGCAGATCATGATTCAGAAGAAAAACAAAACTGTTCAAGAAATCTTATTGAGATGGGAATAATGCGATACTGTGGTCTTTGTGGTGTATCAAAACCTGCAAAGGGCTCCCATGACAGATGTGGAAAATGCGGAGAAAAATACTCTTTCATTAACCATTGACGATAAATATGATGTATCTAGTGGTTGACGCATGTGTAAAATTAAGATTAAAGATGTGCTAAATTTAGATTAGAATTTTACTGGAGATACATATCGTGACTCCAGAAATTAATGCAATTGCAATCATGTTTAGGACTATGCCATGTTTGATCATTGCCTTTATTGGAATCTGTGCTTTTTCATAAATTAGAGCATTTGGAGGTGTACCCATCGGGAGCAAAAAGGCAAATGATGTTGCAACGGTAATTGCAAACAATACTGGTAATGGCGACCATCCATTTAGCATCGCCATAGTTCCCACAATTGGAATGAAAATTGCTGCTGTAGCTGTGTTAGATTTTACATTAGTTAGAAACATAATCATTGCAACTAGAATTATAATTATTAACTCAAATGGGTAGTTGCTGACAAATGACAATGAATGGGCAATCCAATCTGCTAATCCAGAATCCACAAATGCTAAGGATAATGCAAATCCACCCCCTAGCAAGAATAACAAACCAAATGGAAGTCTTTCAATTCCTGCCCAATTCATCAAACTCTCAGAGCGAGTTTTTGGTAAAATAAAAAGTGATATTCCTCCCAAAATTGCAATTACTGAATTTGTAATCAATGAACCTTCTGATTGCCACAACGGGATTGTAAACATTAGCAATAACACTCCTAAAAGAACTCCAAGTACAGTTTTTTGCTCTACTGTGATCTTTCCTATTTGGGATTTTTCTAATAGTATAGTGTGCCTAATTTCTGATGTAATTTGGGGAGATCCTTTTCCAATTTGTGAATTCATGTACATGCCACAAAGCACCAACATTGAAAATGCTAAGGGAGTTCCAAGCATAGACCATTCTGCAAATGTAACTCTATGAGAGAACATCTCCATAACGGTTGCCGCATAAAGTAGATTTGGCGGGGCTCCAATTAAAGTGGCCACACTACCAATTGAAGACGAATATGCTATAGACAACATGAAAACAACTTTGAACTTTGTTGTTACAAAATTTGTTTTCGCTAAAGATGATAAAATAATCCCTGCAATTGGCAATAATATCAAAACAACTGTGGTGCTCATTACAACTGTAGAAATTAACGCAGTTGTTATCATAAAGCCCCAGACTATTCGCCTTGGAGAATATCCAAATACTGAAATTAATTCAAATGCAATTTTTTTATGCAGACCTGATTTTTCAATTGAAAGTGCTATCATGAACATTCCAAGTAACAAGACAATGATTGGATGCATATACTCTGATGCAATTTGCTTTACGGGTAGTACTCCTAGCAGAGGAATTAATCCTAGTGGAAGTAGTGCGGTTGCATAAACCGGAATGGCCTCAGTTATCCACCATACAATCATCCATACGGAAATAGCCAATACTGGCTTTGCAGTTTCTGGCATTCCTTCGGGTGTGGGGATTAGTAAAATTATAAAAAACAGCAGTGGACCTAAAATCATCCCTGCAATTTTCAGATTAAAATTCATTCGATTTTCCTTGTTTGATGCGTTGGCCTCATTTTAGATCTTGTTTACAAATTATGTGTTTTTGAAATTCAATTCTAATTGGTTTACGTTCAGCGTTTTTTTGGTTTTTTTACTATCATAACTGGACAATTTGATTTTGTTATGATTCCAGACGCTATACTTCCTAGAACCAATTTTTTAAATCCGGATCTTCCATGTGAGCCCATAACAATCAAATCTACATTGTTTGATTCAGCATAGGCGAGGATTCCATCTATTGATGATGAATGATGTATGATCTTCACTGAAATCTCTATTTCTTCCATCTTCTTTGCATCCTTCATTTTGTTAAGACCATCTTTTGCCTTTGATTCTGCTTCATCATGGGCTTCCTGTGCCCTAGAAAACGACATCCCCGATGTGTCTGTATCGCTTCCAAGAACAGTAATCAATGTTACTTTTGAATCAAATTTCTTTGCAA
It includes:
- the corA gene encoding magnesium and cobalt transport protein CorA is translated as MVKLFKKSGRKPGSAPGTITHLGKKTDVTKIQIVDFDKKELLEKEVKTIEESFPFFENPTITWVNIVGLHEVKSIEKIGMRLGIHPLVLEDIANTDQHPKVEDYDEFIFVALKMFEFKNSNSELEMEHISIVCGKNYILSFMESADDVFEPVCVRIREGRKTMRESKSDYLMYALLDAIVDNYFIVLENMGEKIEDLEKKIVQNPKQVYLNTLHKMQDEMLVIQKSLQPLRKFIPTLEHLKTPLISTSSAIFFRDLSDHIIQITDTIDATNNKLSTMNNLYLSVLNQKTNDAMKILALIATIFIPVTFLAGVYGMNFEFMPELSSPFGYPIVLGVMIGIGVSMIVYFKKKKLL
- a CDS encoding universal stress protein, whose protein sequence is MISHILVPYDFTNFADLAFEKAIEIAKKFDSKVTLITVLGSDTDTSGMSFSRAQEAHDEAESKAKDGLNKMKDAKKMEEIEISVKIIHHSSSIDGILAYAESNNVDLIVMGSHGRSGFKKLVLGSIASGIITKSNCPVMIVKKPKKR
- a CDS encoding SLC13/DASS family transporter encodes the protein MNFNLKIAGMILGPLLFFIILLIPTPEGMPETAKPVLAISVWMIVWWITEAIPVYATALLPLGLIPLLGVLPVKQIASEYMHPIIVLLLGMFMIALSIEKSGLHKKIAFELISVFGYSPRRIVWGFMITTALISTVVMSTTVVLILLPIAGIILSSLAKTNFVTTKFKVVFMLSIAYSSSIGSVATLIGAPPNLLYAATVMEMFSHRVTFAEWSMLGTPLAFSMLVLCGMYMNSQIGKGSPQITSEIRHTILLEKSQIGKITVEQKTVLGVLLGVLLLMFTIPLWQSEGSLITNSVIAILGGISLFILPKTRSESLMNWAGIERLPFGLLFLLGGGFALSLAFVDSGLADWIAHSLSFVSNYPFELIIIILVAMIMFLTNVKSNTATAAIFIPIVGTMAMLNGWSPLPVLFAITVATSFAFLLPMGTPPNALIYEKAQIPIKAMIKHGIVLNMIAIALISGVTICISSKILI
- the pstB gene encoding phosphate ABC transporter ATP-binding protein yields the protein MIAENVTISYSGIAAVKNITMKFKEKSVTALIGPSGCGKTTFLRCLNRMHDMTKNAKVVGKVMIDGIDLYSKNIDPIYHRRKVGMVFQKPNPFPTMSIYDNVTAGLRLNGVKDKKILEEIVEDSLKMAYLWDEVKDNLKKPAIELSGGQQQRLCIARALAIQPEVLLMDEPASALDPIATQKIEETITELKKEFTIIIVTHNMQQAVRVSDYTGFMYLGDLIEFRETKKLFTDPKNELTAKYVQGQFG
- a CDS encoding phosphate uptake regulator PhoU codes for the protein MPRLIDPSLEKLSLIMSEMGDMAIECISLAVDSYLEGKNTTDKVRALSDSIRNKYFEVEDLIFDMLLKYQPVADDFRLIRSSTEISYAFSRFGRYAYDITQVRDLFGDISECTNASLFEITKKVKHMIKEAVLSFAELDVRKAVKIQEDEAFIDKIYKERLPKLIESENTKCALAEALLLRYLERIGDHAVFMSDAINYIVTGKHKPSEQRIADHTKDSKPTL